CGCAGCCAAAATCAAGGGTTTAAGCAACCAATTTGTACTAGTACTCTTACTCCTCCCCCATAATCCATCTCCTTGCTGGCCAGGCGGCGTAGCGTAACTGAAGTGAGGAGGAGGGAGGAGACGGAGCTGGAGAGAAACGCGAGTCACGGCCTCCATATGCTTGTTGGGTGCGGCACAAGCAACGGCAGCTGCTGAAAGCGAGCGACCGAGCGAACCTCGCCACTGGCCCTCACGCTCCGCATCCCCACATGCCTCGGCGACCATCGCGTCCTGCTTCTCCTTGCTCTTCCCAGTAGCAAGCGACCGACTGCGCCGCGCGTGCATGCCGTGACCTCGCCGTGCCGGGCGGCCGCGCTCTCGGTTGGAGGAAAAAAAAGTCGTCCCCTTTCCCGGTTCCCGCGGCGGGTTCTTGATCGAAGCCGTTGTTGATAATAATGGCGCACCACCGGCGGGCCCGGCTCTTCTCtgtggtcgccgccgccgcgcttcTGGTGCTGCTGTCGGTCGGGACGGCCCGGCTGGCCGCGGCGCTGTCGCCGGACGGCAAGGCGCTGCTGTCGCTGCTGCCAGGCGCGGCGCCGTCGCCCGTGCTGCCGTCGTGGGACTCCAAGGCCGCGACGCCGTGCTCGTGGCAGGGGGTCACGTGCTCGCCGCAGAGCCGGGTGGTGTCGCTCTCGCTGCCCAACACCTTCCTCAACCTGtcctcgctgccgccgccgctcgccacgCTCTCCTCGCTGCAGCTGCTCAACCTCTCCACCTGCAACATCTCCGGGACCATCCCGCCCTCGTACGCGTCGCTCTCAGCGCTGCGCGTCCTGGACCTGTCCTCCAACGCGCTCACCGGCGACATCCCCGACGAGCTCGGCGCGCTCTCGGGGCTCCAGTTCCTGCTCCTCAACTCCAACCACCTCACCGGCGGCATCCCGCGCTCGCTCGCCAACCTCCCCGCGCTCCAGGTGCTCTGCGTCCAGGACAACCTCCTCAACGGCACCATCCCGGCGTCGCTCGGCGCGCTCACCGCGCTCCAGCAGTTCCGCGTCGGCGGCAACCCGGCGCTGTCGGGCCCCATCCCGCCCTCGCTCGGCGCGCTCTCCAACCTCACCGTCTTCGGCGCCGCGGCCACCGCGCTGTCCGGTCCCATCCCTGAGGAGTTCGGCAGCCTCGTCAACCTCCAGACGCTGGCATTGTACGACACCAGCGTGTCCGGGTCCATACCCGCCGCGCTCGGTGGCTGCGTCGAGCTGCGCAACCTCTACCTTCACATGAACAAGCTCACCGGCCCTGTACCGCCGGAGATCGGGCGGCTGCAGAAGCTCACCAGTCTGCTCCTCTGGGGCAACGCCCTCTCCGGGAAGATCCCACCGGAGCTATCCAACTGCTCCGCATTGGTGGTGCTCGACCTGTCGGGCAACCGGCTTACCGGCGAGGTGCCCGGGGCGCTCGGGCGGCTCGGCGCGCTCGAGCAGCTGCACCTGTCGGACAACCAGCTCACGGGGCGCATACCGCCGGAGCTCAGCAACTTGAGCAGCCTCACCGCGCTGCAGCTCGACAAGAACGGCTTCTCGGGTGCGATCGCGCCGCAGCTGGGAGAGCTGAAGGCGCTGCAGGTGCTGTTCCTCTGGGGCAACGCGCTGTCTGGCGCGATCCCGCCGTCGCTGGGCAACTGCACCGAGCTGTACGCGCTGGACCTGTCAAAGAACCGCCTCTCCGGCGGCATCCCCGACGAGGTGTTCGCGCTGCAGAAGCtcagcaagctcctcctcctgggCAACGAGCTCTCCGGTCCGCTCCCCCCGAGCGTCGCCAACTGCGTATCACTGGTGCGCCTCCGGCTCGGCGAGAACCAGCTCGTCGGCGAGATACCCAGAGAGATCGGCAAGCTGCAGAACCTGGTGTTCCTGGACCTGTACTCGAACAGGTTCACAGGCTCGCTGCCCGCCGAGCTCGCCAACATCACGGTGCTGGAGCTGCTGGACGTGCACAACAACAGCTTCACTGGTGGCATCCCGCCGCAGTTTGGGGAGCTCATGAACCTGGAGCAGCTCGACCTGAGCATGAACAAGCTCACCGGCGAGATACCGACGAGCTTTGGCAACTTCAGCTACCTTAACAAGCTGATCCTCAGCGGCAACAATCTGTCCGGGCCATTGCCCAAGTCGATTCGGAACCTTCAGAAGCTGACAATGCTGGACCTCAGCAACAACAGCTTCTCTGGCCCGATACCGCCGGAGATCGGTGCGCTGTCGAGCCTGGGCATCAGCCTCGACCTGAGCTCGAACAGGTTCGTCGGCGAGCTGCCGGACGAGATGTCCGGTCTGACGCAGCTTCAGTCACTCAACCTCGCGAGCAACGGCCTCTACGGCAGCATCTCGGTCCTGGGTGACCTCACCAGCCTGACATCCCTCAACATCTCGTACAACAACTTCTCTGGCGCCATCCCAGTGACGCCGTTCTTCAAGACATTGTCGTCCAACTCCTATATTGGCAATGCCAACCTCTGTGAGTCCTACGATGGCCACTCCTGTGCGGCGGACATGGTTCGCAGGTCCGCCCTGAAGACGGTCAAGACGGTGATTCTCGTCTGTGGCGTTCTGGGGTCAGTCACGCTGCTGCTTGTTGTGGTTTGGATTCTGATCAACAGGAGCAGGAAGCTGGCCAGCCAGAAGGCGATGAGCTTGTCAGGTGCTGGCGGTGATGATTTCTCCAACCCCTGGACGTTTACGCCATTCCAGAAGCTCAACTTCAGCATTGACAACATCTTGGCATGCCTAAGGGATGAGAACGTGATCGGCAAAGGTTGCTCGGGGGTGGTATACAGAGCTGAGATGCCAAACGGGGACATCATCGCAGTGAAGAAGCTATGGAAGGCCGGCAAGGACGAGCCGATTGACGCCTTTGCAGCTGAGATTCAGATTTTGGGGCACATCAGGCACCGGAACATCGTGAAGCTACTTGGGTACTGCTCTAACAAGTCTGTCAAGCTCCTGCTTTACAACTACATCCCCAATGGCAACCTCCTGCAGCTCCTCAAGGAGAACAGGAGTCTGGACTGGGACACGAGGTACAAGATTGCCGTTGGAACAGCGCAGGGGCTGGCTTACCTGCACCATGACTGCGTTCCCACGATACTCCACAGGGATGTCAAGTGCAACAATATACTGCTCGATTCCAAGTATGAGGCCTACTTGGCTGATTTTGGGCTGGCCAAGCTGATGAACTCCCCCAATTATCATCACGCCATGTCGCGCATTGCCGGTTCTTATGGATACATTGCTCCAGGTAATAAGCTAATCTTTTTGCTGTTATTATTAATCAACGTTTTGCCGTTCTTATTTCTTCAGCAATTAGACGGTAGTAGTGTAGAAGAGCAGCAACCCCAATTAATGTCACAGCTCAGTAGTTCTTTGGTAATGCTGCTGCTAAGCGAGAATCTTTGACCTGTGGTTGCTTCTAGCAACCTTAACCTCGTTCTTCATCAGTTGCTTGTTGCTTAAGC
The nucleotide sequence above comes from Miscanthus floridulus cultivar M001 chromosome 18, ASM1932011v1, whole genome shotgun sequence. Encoded proteins:
- the LOC136522527 gene encoding LRR receptor-like serine/threonine-protein kinase RGI5 gives rise to the protein MAHHRRARLFSVVAAAALLVLLSVGTARLAAALSPDGKALLSLLPGAAPSPVLPSWDSKAATPCSWQGVTCSPQSRVVSLSLPNTFLNLSSLPPPLATLSSLQLLNLSTCNISGTIPPSYASLSALRVLDLSSNALTGDIPDELGALSGLQFLLLNSNHLTGGIPRSLANLPALQVLCVQDNLLNGTIPASLGALTALQQFRVGGNPALSGPIPPSLGALSNLTVFGAAATALSGPIPEEFGSLVNLQTLALYDTSVSGSIPAALGGCVELRNLYLHMNKLTGPVPPEIGRLQKLTSLLLWGNALSGKIPPELSNCSALVVLDLSGNRLTGEVPGALGRLGALEQLHLSDNQLTGRIPPELSNLSSLTALQLDKNGFSGAIAPQLGELKALQVLFLWGNALSGAIPPSLGNCTELYALDLSKNRLSGGIPDEVFALQKLSKLLLLGNELSGPLPPSVANCVSLVRLRLGENQLVGEIPREIGKLQNLVFLDLYSNRFTGSLPAELANITVLELLDVHNNSFTGGIPPQFGELMNLEQLDLSMNKLTGEIPTSFGNFSYLNKLILSGNNLSGPLPKSIRNLQKLTMLDLSNNSFSGPIPPEIGALSSLGISLDLSSNRFVGELPDEMSGLTQLQSLNLASNGLYGSISVLGDLTSLTSLNISYNNFSGAIPVTPFFKTLSSNSYIGNANLCESYDGHSCAADMVRRSALKTVKTVILVCGVLGSVTLLLVVVWILINRSRKLASQKAMSLSGAGGDDFSNPWTFTPFQKLNFSIDNILACLRDENVIGKGCSGVVYRAEMPNGDIIAVKKLWKAGKDEPIDAFAAEIQILGHIRHRNIVKLLGYCSNKSVKLLLYNYIPNGNLLQLLKENRSLDWDTRYKIAVGTAQGLAYLHHDCVPTILHRDVKCNNILLDSKYEAYLADFGLAKLMNSPNYHHAMSRIAGSYGYIAPEYAYTSNITEKCDVYSYGVVLLEILSGRSAIEPVVGETSLHIVEWAKKKMGSYEPAVNILDPKLRGMPDQLVQEMLQTLGVAIFCVNAAPAERPTMKEVVALLKEVKSPPEEWAKTSQQPLIKPGSQQG